The Vallitalea okinawensis genome window below encodes:
- a CDS encoding glycoside-pentoside-hexuronide (GPH):cation symporter: protein MKQISFKNKFGYMMGDVANGLTFGMSAGFLLAFYTDALGITAAAAGTLFLIARLWDAINDPMMGVLTDKMFRKRALKHKNQKVDKFKIYLLKGSWPVIVAAILMFFAPDGLNGTQKLIWAYATYIVWGMTYTFVNIPYGSLAAVMTQDPVERSSLAVARGIGGLIGNILPRLIVPLVLVQFTDELSKGYLIAMILFGVIGLVSYIISYYTVEENIVHQVSDVESTDKDGFVKSIGVLVKNRPFVAVSIASIAMLLGMMVNSAMAVYYFKDNLNALQLMSITGLTGLLPMLILAPIMSKVVKKFGVKRTVATSSLISSIIYGALFLLPSNAILYISVSFMAAIFMTIPHMLVWGMVSDCIDYNQYLCGKRQEGVIYGCYSFVRKMGQAFAGFFAGVGLSLIGYVPNAIQTSQVLWGIKFLTIGLPAFGMFIAFIAYQFIWNLTPEKQKEVVKSINM, encoded by the coding sequence GTGAAGCAAATTTCGTTCAAAAATAAATTTGGGTATATGATGGGGGATGTAGCCAACGGCTTAACTTTCGGCATGTCAGCAGGATTTTTATTAGCTTTCTATACAGATGCACTTGGCATAACAGCCGCTGCTGCCGGGACGTTATTCTTGATTGCACGACTATGGGATGCCATTAACGATCCCATGATGGGTGTACTTACTGATAAGATGTTTAGGAAAAGAGCATTGAAACATAAGAATCAAAAAGTAGATAAGTTTAAAATCTACTTATTAAAAGGTAGTTGGCCTGTTATTGTAGCAGCAATCTTAATGTTTTTTGCACCAGATGGATTAAACGGTACACAGAAATTAATTTGGGCTTATGCGACTTATATTGTCTGGGGGATGACTTATACATTTGTCAACATACCCTATGGCTCATTAGCAGCAGTTATGACGCAAGATCCAGTAGAGCGTTCTTCGTTAGCAGTTGCGAGAGGTATTGGTGGACTTATTGGTAATATTCTTCCTAGGCTGATTGTTCCTCTAGTTTTAGTGCAATTCACGGATGAATTATCTAAAGGTTATTTGATAGCTATGATCCTCTTTGGAGTTATAGGATTGGTTTCTTATATCATATCTTATTATACTGTTGAAGAAAACATCGTACATCAAGTAAGTGATGTTGAAAGTACAGATAAAGATGGCTTTGTCAAGTCCATAGGCGTACTTGTAAAGAATAGACCATTTGTTGCTGTATCCATTGCATCAATAGCCATGCTTTTAGGTATGATGGTAAACAGTGCCATGGCAGTTTACTACTTTAAGGATAATTTGAATGCTTTACAACTGATGTCCATTACTGGATTAACAGGTTTATTGCCTATGCTTATTCTTGCACCAATTATGTCTAAAGTCGTTAAGAAATTTGGTGTTAAGCGAACTGTAGCCACGAGTAGCTTAATATCTTCCATTATATATGGCGCTCTATTTCTATTACCAAGCAATGCCATTCTATATATAAGTGTTTCTTTTATGGCTGCTATATTCATGACAATCCCTCATATGCTGGTTTGGGGAATGGTTTCAGATTGTATTGATTACAATCAGTATTTATGTGGTAAACGACAAGAAGGCGTTATTTATGGCTGCTATAGCTTTGTTAGAAAAATGGGGCAAGCTTTTGCAGGCTTTTTCGCAGGTGTCGGTTTATCCCTAATAGGCTATGTTCCTAATGCTATTCAAACTAGTCAGGTATTATGGGGTATAAAATTCTTAACCATAGGATTACCTGCCTTTGGAATGTTTATTGCTTTTATAGCTTACCAATTTATATGGAATCTGACACCTGAAAAACAAAAAGAAGTTGTCAAATCAATCAATATGTAA
- the uidA gene encoding beta-glucuronidase — protein MENSFLYPVNSSTRRVIDISGIWKFKIDANNEGRDHGWKDGLCDNTLMAVPSSYNDIFTDKSIREHVGDVWYETEIFVPHEWESFHVDLRFGSATHRAVVWVNGHEVAKHEGGYMPFSGRINKVIRFGEKNKVVVVVNNELDYTTIPCGTVKTQADGKKLLFPFFDFFNYSGLHRHVKLVALPKESVYDITVKTDIIGTDGQINYEVITTGSKDVVVEIIDEDKVIVASGKGKKNLLTINDVNLWQPGNAYLYTLNAKIVDGDMVIDEYPLPIGIRTVEVKDNRVLINNKPFYFKGFGKHEDCEYHGRGYNPVVNLRDFELLEWIGANSIRTSHYPYSEEFMQLADQKGLVVIDETPAVGLFDMLNNFLAAGLGKADQTNFFDRDEVKTKTLANHKDAIRELFLRDKNHPSVVMWCLANEPDTSQEGSEPYFKEIFEYAKSLDIQYRPMSFTNFMMAPFGKCRAHQFADVILLNRYYGWYMMGGPELPNAKEMFKQELQGWSTTGKPIIMAEYGADTMNGVHKLPSVMWSEEYQVEYLKAQHDAFDSCDNLVGEQMWNFADFQTTEGIMRVDGNKKGAFTRTRQPKSAAYLLQKRWTNIPDYGYKK, from the coding sequence TTGGAAAACTCATTTTTATATCCAGTAAATAGCTCTACAAGACGTGTCATAGACATTTCTGGGATCTGGAAATTCAAAATTGATGCAAATAACGAAGGTAGAGATCATGGTTGGAAAGATGGTCTTTGTGATAACACTTTAATGGCCGTCCCATCAAGCTACAATGATATTTTTACAGATAAGAGTATAAGGGAACATGTAGGAGATGTCTGGTATGAAACAGAAATTTTTGTACCACATGAGTGGGAATCCTTTCATGTAGATCTACGCTTTGGTAGTGCCACACACAGAGCAGTGGTTTGGGTCAATGGTCATGAAGTTGCTAAACATGAAGGTGGATACATGCCATTTAGCGGTCGTATAAACAAAGTTATCCGCTTCGGTGAGAAAAACAAAGTTGTAGTCGTCGTCAATAATGAACTGGATTATACGACGATTCCATGTGGTACTGTAAAAACTCAAGCTGATGGTAAGAAACTTCTTTTTCCATTCTTTGATTTCTTTAATTATTCAGGGTTACATCGTCATGTAAAACTTGTAGCCTTACCAAAAGAGAGTGTTTATGATATTACTGTTAAAACAGATATTATAGGTACTGATGGGCAAATCAATTATGAAGTTATAACGACTGGTTCTAAAGATGTTGTTGTAGAAATCATAGATGAGGATAAAGTAATTGTTGCTTCTGGAAAAGGTAAGAAGAATTTATTGACTATTAATGACGTCAACCTTTGGCAACCAGGCAATGCCTATTTATATACCTTAAATGCTAAAATAGTAGATGGTGATATGGTCATCGATGAATACCCCCTTCCTATTGGTATAAGAACAGTAGAAGTTAAAGATAATCGTGTGTTAATTAATAATAAACCTTTCTATTTTAAAGGTTTTGGTAAACATGAGGATTGTGAATACCATGGTAGAGGCTATAATCCAGTTGTAAATCTCCGTGATTTTGAATTACTAGAATGGATTGGAGCTAACTCCATTCGTACTTCCCACTACCCTTATTCAGAAGAATTTATGCAATTAGCAGATCAAAAAGGATTAGTTGTTATTGATGAAACACCAGCTGTTGGTTTGTTTGATATGTTAAATAATTTCTTAGCAGCTGGATTAGGCAAAGCTGATCAAACGAATTTCTTTGATCGTGACGAAGTTAAAACCAAGACACTAGCCAACCATAAGGATGCTATTCGTGAACTCTTCTTAAGAGATAAAAATCATCCTTCCGTTGTCATGTGGTGCTTAGCCAATGAACCTGATACATCTCAAGAAGGTTCTGAGCCTTATTTCAAAGAGATTTTCGAATATGCAAAATCATTAGATATTCAGTATCGTCCTATGTCCTTTACAAACTTCATGATGGCCCCATTTGGTAAATGTAGAGCTCATCAATTTGCTGATGTAATTTTATTAAATCGCTATTATGGATGGTATATGATGGGTGGTCCAGAGCTTCCTAATGCAAAAGAAATGTTTAAACAAGAGTTACAAGGATGGTCAACAACAGGAAAACCTATTATCATGGCTGAATATGGTGCAGATACAATGAATGGTGTTCACAAATTACCAAGTGTCATGTGGTCTGAAGAATATCAAGTGGAATATTTAAAAGCTCAGCACGACGCTTTTGACTCCTGCGATAATCTTGTTGGTGAGCAAATGTGGAATTTTGCAGATTTTCAAACAACAGAAGGTATTATGCGAGTAGATGGGAATAAGAAAGGTGCCTTTACAAGAACACGCCAACCTAAAAGTGCTGCCTATTTATTACAGAAAAGATGGACTAATATTCCCGATTATGGCTATAAGAAATAA
- a CDS encoding helix-turn-helix domain-containing protein, producing MKENNNHNFNHLYKICNLIKSLTHLDICAFNHQGNQLVEQVDHPLPAALKPLDHEEWKEELSNSPLDRYYYNTNTFGLEYIASAFRMDNSFKGFVIIGPFLSRVPSQGWMSDIIAKHKLPISERVQLKEFYQSLMVIDSNYPDHLGHLLVNLCGNPFIEAQMQTTEVMEPVIKKEDMNRTISESKSIIELRYRLEKKIRRAVSLGNKEEVHRLMHENGTIFTFPDRIPESPLRSVKNLSITLNTILRIAAEKGGVHPVYMHNISERFAITIERGTTVPYLKKLNNTMIDDYCDAVKMFSTRNYSSIVKMAVNYINLHLEHKISLKYIAEKIHTNPSHLSRQFKKETMMTITDYINKKRVEEAKLYLERENSSITDIALMVGFSNLNYFTKVFKKVTSLTPSEYIKEMKNIT from the coding sequence ATGAAAGAGAATAACAATCATAATTTTAATCATTTATATAAGATTTGCAATTTAATAAAATCTCTTACTCATTTGGATATCTGTGCGTTTAATCATCAGGGGAATCAACTAGTAGAACAAGTGGACCATCCTCTACCAGCGGCTCTAAAACCATTAGATCATGAAGAATGGAAGGAGGAACTAAGTAATAGCCCACTCGACCGTTATTACTATAACACCAATACCTTTGGTCTGGAATACATTGCATCTGCTTTTAGGATGGATAATTCTTTTAAGGGGTTTGTCATAATTGGTCCATTTTTATCAAGAGTTCCTAGTCAAGGATGGATGAGCGATATCATTGCAAAACATAAGCTACCTATCAGTGAACGTGTTCAATTAAAAGAATTTTACCAATCGCTCATGGTTATAGATAGTAATTATCCTGATCATCTAGGTCATTTATTGGTTAACTTATGTGGCAATCCTTTTATTGAAGCTCAAATGCAGACCACAGAAGTAATGGAGCCAGTTATCAAAAAAGAGGACATGAATAGGACGATTAGTGAATCTAAAAGCATCATAGAGTTGCGGTATAGACTTGAGAAAAAAATTAGAAGGGCAGTTTCTTTAGGTAACAAAGAAGAGGTTCATCGCTTGATGCATGAGAATGGAACAATATTTACCTTTCCTGACCGTATTCCTGAGAGTCCATTAAGATCAGTCAAGAACTTGTCCATTACACTCAACACGATATTAAGAATAGCAGCTGAAAAGGGTGGGGTTCATCCTGTCTATATGCATAACATTTCAGAAAGATTTGCTATAACCATCGAACGAGGAACAACAGTGCCTTATCTAAAAAAATTGAATAATACTATGATAGATGATTATTGTGATGCTGTAAAAATGTTTTCAACGAGAAACTATAGCTCAATCGTTAAGATGGCTGTTAACTATATTAATCTGCACTTAGAACACAAAATTAGTTTAAAGTATATAGCTGAAAAGATACACACCAATCCCTCTCATCTTTCACGTCAATTCAAGAAGGAAACAATGATGACAATTACAGATTATATAAATAAAAAGCGGGTGGAAGAAGCTAAATTATATCTTGAAAGAGAAAACAGCTCTATTACAGATATAGCTCTTATGGTTGGGTTCAGTAATCTTAACTATTTTACTAAAGTATTCAAGAAAGTTACTTCATTAACACCATCAGAGTATATAAAAGAGATGAAGAATATTACCTAG
- a CDS encoding DUF2161 family putative PD-(D/E)XK-type phosphodiesterase, translated as MLEKDLYQPIKDYFIKNGYLVRGEVEDCDVIAVKDEVITVVELKKNLTVKLLTQAVKRQKIGDQVYMAIPKPKGFRYSRSWNDTVHLIRRLELGLLFVSFKGEEKHVEVVIEPKVFNRKRSQVMNKKRRARLINEVKERHEDFNIGGTTGVKLVTAYKEKAIHIACCLNRFETLTTKELRELGTDQAKTTRILYNNHYSWFEKVGRGVYQLSETGKKELKDYATIAKYYNQIIDEAIKSSP; from the coding sequence TTGTTAGAAAAGGACCTGTATCAGCCTATAAAGGACTACTTTATCAAAAATGGATATCTAGTTAGAGGTGAGGTAGAAGATTGTGATGTGATAGCTGTAAAAGATGAAGTCATTACAGTTGTTGAGCTCAAAAAAAACTTAACAGTAAAACTGCTAACTCAAGCTGTTAAACGTCAGAAGATAGGTGATCAAGTTTATATGGCTATTCCAAAGCCTAAGGGATTTAGGTATAGTCGAAGTTGGAATGATACAGTGCATCTCATTCGACGCCTTGAATTAGGTTTATTGTTTGTATCTTTTAAGGGTGAGGAAAAACATGTAGAAGTTGTTATTGAACCTAAAGTGTTTAATCGAAAGAGAAGCCAGGTTATGAATAAAAAAAGAAGAGCAAGGCTTATAAATGAAGTAAAAGAGCGTCATGAAGATTTTAATATTGGTGGCACGACAGGCGTTAAGTTAGTAACAGCCTATAAAGAAAAAGCCATACATATTGCTTGTTGTTTAAACAGGTTTGAGACATTAACGACTAAAGAATTAAGGGAGTTGGGAACGGATCAAGCTAAAACCACCAGAATTCTTTATAATAATCATTATAGTTGGTTTGAGAAAGTCGGCAGAGGAGTCTATCAGCTATCAGAAACAGGCAAGAAAGAACTGAAAGATTATGCAACTATAGCAAAGTACTACAATCAAATAATCGATGAAGCAATAAAAAGCTCTCCATAA
- a CDS encoding AraC family transcriptional regulator, with amino-acid sequence MMKTEMNNVNNVLCLKKLLTTIPINNHFRLHGSYNVIAPPLWKTHIQNNSDQHMLLVLGGEGAYYFGKEKILLKKGTIVFVSNNCLHRAVQNVKNPLRLLPLRFGIYNNKSMKEVSVPTDPFFLSFIPVDIHKYIQKFQGFYHATHLEGQKEYRDFLANTFISEVLLAMLKQLSEDSEEKARDSRVERGKIYIEENKFMNIAISEVAKEVGLSERHFRKLFHDQYGLSPKGFQLQIKMSYAKYLLTETCYSVKEIAGQIGYSDPYVFSKQFKNYFGTSPKGYK; translated from the coding sequence ATGATGAAAACGGAGATGAATAATGTGAATAATGTATTATGTTTAAAAAAGCTGCTTACGACTATACCCATTAACAATCATTTTAGACTTCATGGTTCTTATAACGTTATTGCTCCACCTCTATGGAAAACTCACATACAGAACAACAGTGATCAGCATATGCTGTTAGTTTTGGGGGGAGAAGGAGCCTATTATTTTGGTAAGGAGAAGATCCTCCTTAAGAAAGGTACTATTGTCTTTGTCAGTAACAACTGCTTGCATCGTGCTGTACAAAATGTAAAAAATCCATTAAGACTATTACCACTACGTTTTGGGATTTACAATAATAAGAGTATGAAAGAGGTTTCAGTGCCTACTGATCCTTTTTTTCTTAGCTTTATACCAGTAGACATCCATAAGTATATACAGAAATTTCAAGGGTTTTATCACGCCACACATTTAGAAGGGCAAAAAGAATATCGAGATTTTTTAGCAAATACATTCATTTCTGAGGTACTCTTAGCGATGCTGAAACAGCTATCAGAGGATAGTGAGGAGAAGGCAAGAGATTCGAGAGTAGAACGAGGGAAAATCTATATTGAAGAAAATAAATTCATGAATATAGCCATAAGTGAGGTGGCAAAAGAAGTTGGATTATCTGAACGTCATTTTAGAAAACTCTTTCATGATCAATACGGTTTATCACCAAAAGGTTTTCAGCTTCAAATCAAAATGAGTTATGCTAAATATTTATTAACCGAAACCTGTTATTCCGTAAAAGAAATCGCTGGACAGATAGGTTATTCCGATCCTTACGTTTTCTCAAAGCAATTCAAGAATTACTTTGGTACTTCTCCAAAAGGATATAAATAA
- a CDS encoding DEAD/DEAH box helicase, whose protein sequence is MNFNELNISNEIMTAIEEMGFEKATPIQSKTIPLLLEGKDIIGQSQTGTGKTAAFAIPILEKVDPKLRKPQVLILCPTRELAVQVCAEIRRISKYMHGIKAFPVYGGEPIHHQITGLRKGVQIIVGTPGRIMDHMKRRTLRFDELNTLILDEADEMLKMGFREDIEEILEHVQDDRQTILFSATMPKSILEIVDKYQNQPKLIKVVNKELTTKNVAQHYYQIKDSYKTDALCRLLDTYQPKLSLVFCNTKSKVDQVTKELLALGYSADKIHGDIDQRFRLEVLDKFNHGIINVLIATDVAARGLDIRNVEAVFNYDVPEKEDYYVHRIGRTGRAGRSGSSHTLVSRRELQRLFNINHYIGTQIPKGAVPSLRQVNDVKAKSYTDELKHIIDTHELSTYHGLVDEMELSGYNYRDIAAALLSQNVQFDEGKDHDLSYRVNSRESRRTKDDQRKGRGRDRGGRQGNKRDDKNSVRLFINVGKKDRIKVGDLVGAIAGESNIPGRLVGDIDIYDKYSFVNVPKDVSQVVIDSMNQARIRGRKVNIEIANKK, encoded by the coding sequence ATGAATTTTAATGAATTAAATATATCAAATGAGATTATGACCGCAATAGAGGAAATGGGGTTTGAAAAGGCTACGCCTATACAATCAAAAACAATTCCTTTATTATTAGAAGGTAAAGATATTATTGGACAATCACAAACAGGTACGGGTAAAACAGCTGCTTTCGCTATACCTATACTTGAAAAAGTTGACCCTAAGCTTAGAAAGCCGCAGGTGCTCATCTTATGTCCTACAAGAGAATTAGCTGTGCAGGTTTGTGCTGAAATTAGACGAATTTCTAAGTATATGCATGGCATTAAAGCTTTCCCAGTCTATGGTGGAGAGCCTATACATCATCAGATAACAGGTTTGAGAAAAGGTGTTCAAATTATCGTTGGTACACCTGGTCGTATTATGGACCATATGAAGAGAAGAACGCTCCGCTTTGATGAATTAAATACATTAATTCTCGATGAAGCAGATGAAATGTTAAAAATGGGTTTTAGAGAAGATATTGAAGAAATCTTAGAACATGTCCAAGATGACCGTCAGACGATACTTTTCTCTGCTACAATGCCTAAGAGTATTTTGGAAATTGTAGATAAATATCAAAACCAGCCAAAACTCATTAAAGTAGTTAATAAAGAACTTACAACTAAAAATGTTGCTCAACATTACTATCAAATAAAAGATAGTTATAAAACCGATGCATTGTGCCGTTTATTAGATACTTATCAGCCAAAATTGTCTTTAGTATTCTGTAATACGAAAAGTAAAGTTGACCAGGTAACAAAGGAGTTATTAGCTCTTGGTTATAGTGCTGATAAAATTCATGGCGATATTGATCAAAGATTCCGTTTAGAAGTATTAGATAAATTTAATCATGGTATCATCAATGTTCTAATTGCGACAGATGTAGCTGCAAGAGGACTAGATATTCGTAACGTTGAAGCGGTATTCAACTATGATGTACCTGAAAAAGAAGATTATTACGTTCACCGTATCGGTCGTACAGGTCGTGCTGGACGTTCAGGTAGTTCTCATACATTAGTAAGCAGACGTGAACTTCAAAGACTATTTAATATTAACCACTATATTGGAACTCAGATTCCAAAGGGAGCTGTTCCAAGCCTACGTCAAGTCAATGATGTAAAAGCTAAGTCTTATACTGATGAATTGAAGCATATCATCGATACACATGAGTTATCAACTTATCATGGTCTTGTTGATGAAATGGAATTAAGTGGCTATAATTATAGAGATATTGCTGCTGCACTTCTTTCCCAAAATGTTCAATTTGATGAAGGTAAAGATCATGATTTATCTTATAGAGTGAATAGTAGAGAATCAAGAAGAACTAAAGATGACCAACGTAAAGGTAGAGGACGAGACCGTGGTGGACGTCAAGGTAATAAGAGAGATGATAAGAATTCTGTTCGCCTCTTTATTAATGTAGGTAAGAAAGATAGGATCAAAGTAGGTGATCTTGTCGGTGCTATTGCAGGTGAATCTAATATTCCTGGACGCTTAGTAGGCGATATTGATATCTATGATAAATATTCTTTTGTTAACGTACCGAAAGATGTCAGCCAAGTTGTTATCGATAGCATGAATCAAGCTCGTATTCGCGGACGTAAAGTTAATATTGAAATTGCCAATAAGAAGTAA
- a CDS encoding dicarboxylate/amino acid:cation symporter, translating into MKKKIGLLPKLIIGIIVGIIIGLVCSQLDNYVLIKVMNTFAATFGNFLKFMVPIVILGFVIPGIAHLGDSAGKLLGITAGIAYVSAITAGFIAYALGIAILPSFISAGAIAQGGEIDLSPYFEIGMAPVMGVMTALVLAFILGIGIARNKAEALNDVINDFQKIVAGVVRVILIPFIPFYIATIFAKLTATGEIFSTMSSFAIVFVLILGLQLSYIIIQYLISFLVTKKNPVKSIKNMLPAYFTALGTQSSAATIPVTIQCASKNEVSEDIVDFVIPLGATIHLAGDTITLVLAAMGVMMIGGEMPTLQQMIPYIFMLGITMVAAPGIPGGGVVAALGLMEKMLFFGPEQQALMIALHFAQDSFGTATNVTGDGAIAIVVDKIASWTKKEKAKKA; encoded by the coding sequence ATGAAAAAGAAAATAGGTTTATTACCTAAACTGATCATAGGTATCATTGTAGGTATAATTATTGGGTTGGTATGTTCCCAATTAGATAATTACGTTTTAATAAAAGTGATGAATACTTTTGCAGCGACATTCGGTAATTTCTTAAAGTTTATGGTACCTATAGTTATTCTAGGTTTCGTTATACCTGGAATAGCTCACTTAGGAGACTCAGCTGGAAAACTTCTAGGTATCACAGCTGGGATAGCCTATGTATCAGCCATAACGGCAGGATTCATAGCTTATGCATTAGGAATTGCTATATTACCATCTTTTATTTCAGCCGGAGCTATAGCTCAGGGGGGAGAAATTGATTTATCACCATATTTTGAAATTGGCATGGCACCAGTGATGGGTGTTATGACAGCTTTAGTTTTAGCTTTTATTTTAGGAATTGGTATTGCTAGAAATAAAGCTGAAGCCTTAAATGACGTTATCAATGACTTTCAAAAAATAGTTGCTGGTGTTGTTAGGGTTATATTGATTCCTTTCATACCTTTTTATATAGCAACGATTTTCGCAAAATTAACAGCTACAGGCGAGATTTTTTCAACAATGAGTTCATTTGCTATTGTTTTTGTACTTATTTTAGGGCTTCAACTAAGTTATATTATTATTCAATATTTAATATCTTTTCTGGTTACTAAAAAGAATCCTGTGAAGTCTATTAAAAATATGTTGCCAGCCTATTTTACAGCATTAGGAACACAATCTTCTGCTGCAACTATTCCTGTTACCATTCAGTGTGCATCTAAAAATGAAGTATCAGAAGATATTGTTGATTTTGTTATTCCATTAGGGGCAACAATTCATTTAGCCGGTGACACTATTACGTTAGTATTGGCTGCTATGGGAGTCATGATGATAGGTGGAGAAATGCCTACTTTACAACAAATGATACCATATATTTTCATGCTTGGTATAACCATGGTTGCTGCACCAGGAATACCAGGTGGTGGAGTTGTAGCAGCATTGGGGCTCATGGAAAAAATGCTTTTCTTTGGTCCAGAGCAACAAGCATTAATGATTGCTTTACACTTTGCACAAGATAGTTTTGGTACAGCTACCAATGTTACTGGTGATGGTGCTATCGCTATTGTAGTCGATAAGATTGCAAGTTGGACGAAGAAAGAAAAAGCTAAAAAAGCATAG
- a CDS encoding sulfatase: MKAIMLMFDSLNRRMLPPYGSDWVHAPNFSRLAEKTVTFDNCYVGSMPCMPARRELHTGRYNFLHRSWGPIEPFDDSMPEILKNQGVYTHLVTDHYHYWEDGGATYHSRYNSYEFSRGQEADPWKADVKGPHIPETVNDTGIAHPYNWVNRKYIKNEEDHYQAITFHNGLEFLENNYEEDNWFLHIETFDPHEPYFAPQKYRDLYPHDYHGKHFDWPPYRHVEESDEEVLHCRYESAALHSMCDHYLGKILDFMDEHQMWDDTMLIINTDHGFLLGEHGCWAKCWAPFYDEVAHTPLFIWDPRCQKKNQRCNQLVQTIDLAPTLLDFFNMNLPKDMQGKSLRDTIASNTPVREYALFGMHGGHVNCTDGRYVYMRGPLNAANSPLYEYTLMPTCHGAGRAFIRHEELETLELAKPFSFTKGLQTMKMDALTGNENYRYSNQLQFGNRLLYDLASDPQQQNPLDNLVIENEIIQQMIQLMKENDAPKEQFQRLGLD; the protein is encoded by the coding sequence ATGAAAGCTATTATGCTAATGTTTGATTCATTAAACCGGAGAATGCTTCCTCCTTATGGCAGTGACTGGGTGCATGCTCCGAATTTCTCGCGATTAGCCGAAAAAACCGTTACTTTTGATAATTGTTATGTTGGAAGTATGCCTTGCATGCCTGCACGTCGTGAGTTACATACTGGAAGATATAATTTCTTACACAGGAGCTGGGGGCCTATTGAACCTTTTGATGATAGCATGCCTGAAATTCTTAAGAATCAAGGTGTGTATACCCACCTTGTAACGGATCATTATCATTATTGGGAAGATGGTGGAGCTACTTATCATTCTCGTTATAACAGCTATGAGTTTTCAAGAGGTCAAGAGGCTGATCCTTGGAAAGCTGATGTTAAAGGTCCTCATATTCCAGAAACTGTTAACGACACCGGCATCGCTCATCCTTACAACTGGGTTAATAGGAAGTATATTAAGAATGAGGAGGACCATTATCAAGCAATTACTTTTCATAACGGGCTGGAATTCTTAGAAAATAACTATGAAGAGGATAATTGGTTTCTCCATATTGAAACTTTCGATCCCCATGAACCCTATTTTGCACCTCAGAAATATAGAGATCTCTATCCTCATGACTATCATGGTAAACACTTTGATTGGCCACCCTATCGTCATGTAGAAGAAAGTGATGAGGAAGTTCTACACTGTAGGTACGAAAGTGCTGCACTTCATAGTATGTGTGATCATTATTTAGGTAAAATTCTTGACTTTATGGATGAACATCAAATGTGGGATGATACCATGTTAATCATCAATACAGATCATGGTTTTTTACTTGGTGAGCATGGCTGTTGGGCAAAATGTTGGGCTCCTTTCTATGATGAAGTTGCTCATACACCACTTTTTATCTGGGACCCACGATGCCAAAAGAAGAATCAACGATGTAATCAGTTAGTTCAAACCATCGATCTAGCACCCACCTTACTAGACTTTTTCAATATGAATCTACCTAAGGATATGCAAGGAAAATCATTAAGAGACACCATTGCATCAAATACACCCGTTAGAGAGTATGCATTATTTGGTATGCATGGGGGTCATGTCAATTGTACTGATGGAAGGTATGTTTATATGCGAGGTCCTCTTAATGCAGCTAATAGTCCTCTGTACGAATATACTTTAATGCCTACATGCCATGGTGCTGGTCGCGCCTTTATCAGACATGAGGAACTGGAAACCTTAGAATTAGCTAAACCCTTTTCATTTACTAAAGGTTTACAAACAATGAAAATGGATGCACTTACAGGCAATGAAAATTATCGATACAGCAATCAACTTCAGTTCGGTAACAGACTCTTATATGATTTAGCAAGTGATCCTCAACAGCAAAATCCACTTGATAATTTAGTTATAGAAAATGAAATCATACAACAAATGATTCAATTAATGAAAGAAAACGATGCTCCAAAAGAACAGTTCCAAAGATTAGGATTAGATTAA